One genomic window of Geodermatophilus sp. DSM 44513 includes the following:
- a CDS encoding methyltransferase domain-containing protein has protein sequence MGVLRPNDPAQYDTLADHWWDPSGGFAALHWLAASRAEHLPPAPHPGAVLVDLACGGGLMAPHVARLGYRHVGVDLGVPGLRVAREHGVVPVCGSVLAVPLADGCADVVVAGEILEHVEDDVGVLAECARLLRPGGALVLDTLAATRIGRFLTTTVAERLPGGPPPGIHDPALFVDRARLLAAAADLGLELRLVGLRPSVRDALAWRLGRRATVRMKPVRSTAVVFAGYGRLREDAAAGGRPEDGEGPRPPVRS, from the coding sequence ATGGGGGTGCTGCGCCCGAACGACCCTGCCCAGTACGACACCCTCGCCGACCACTGGTGGGACCCCTCCGGGGGGTTCGCCGCGCTGCACTGGCTGGCCGCCTCGCGGGCCGAGCACCTCCCGCCGGCGCCGCACCCCGGCGCGGTGCTGGTCGACCTGGCCTGCGGCGGCGGGCTGATGGCGCCGCACGTCGCCCGGCTGGGCTACCGCCACGTCGGCGTCGACCTCGGCGTGCCGGGCCTGCGGGTGGCCCGCGAGCACGGCGTCGTGCCGGTGTGCGGGTCGGTGCTCGCTGTCCCCCTCGCCGACGGGTGTGCCGACGTGGTCGTCGCCGGGGAGATCCTCGAGCACGTCGAGGACGACGTCGGGGTGCTCGCCGAGTGCGCCCGGCTGCTGCGCCCCGGCGGCGCGCTGGTCCTCGACACCCTGGCGGCCACCCGCATCGGCCGCTTCCTCACCACCACCGTCGCCGAGCGGCTGCCCGGCGGCCCGCCGCCCGGCATCCACGACCCCGCCCTGTTCGTCGACCGCGCCCGGCTGCTCGCCGCCGCCGCGGACCTCGGGCTGGAGCTGCGCCTGGTCGGGCTGCGGCCCTCGGTCCGCGACGCGCTGGCCTGGCGGCTGGGCCGGCGGGCCACGGTCCGGATGAAGCCGGTGCGCTCCACCGCCGTCGTCTTCGCCGGTTACGGGCGGCTGCGCGAGGACGCGGCGGCCGGCGGCCGACCGGAGGACGGCGAGGGCCCACGGCCGCCCGTACGGTCGTGA
- a CDS encoding DUF3140 domain-containing protein has product MAQDDDPDTIRREFGDAVNMSPAELERWLETDESQSVGQKTDGGESTGHAEGRRIVELLRKKKGDLDDDDLAHMRKVHGYVARHLAQEPAKEDVETSKWRYSLMNWGHDPLKKG; this is encoded by the coding sequence ATGGCCCAGGACGACGACCCCGACACGATCCGCCGCGAGTTCGGCGATGCCGTCAACATGAGCCCGGCGGAGCTGGAGCGGTGGCTGGAGACCGACGAGTCGCAGTCGGTGGGGCAGAAGACCGACGGCGGGGAGTCCACCGGGCACGCCGAGGGGCGCCGCATCGTGGAGCTGCTGCGCAAGAAGAAGGGCGACCTGGACGACGACGACCTCGCGCACATGCGCAAGGTGCACGGCTACGTCGCCCGTCACCTCGCCCAGGAGCCGGCCAAGGAGGACGTCGAGACCTCCAAGTGGCGGTACTCGCTGATGAACTGGGGCCACGACCCGCTGAAGAAGGGCTGA
- a CDS encoding TetR/AcrR family transcriptional regulator, translating to MTAAALPLAADDASIPVRRSRAERQAIVLDTAERLFATRSSRSVGMDELVRETGLGKMTVYRLFKSKDELVGAYLARKAATVLAQIDVELARLRDDPRAALLSVVRTVEADVTRAGFRGCPFTNVSSEYDDPQHPARSAAADYKFELHGRLERLAEQVAPGEGEDLAAQVHLIIDGMYLSGGLLGPDGPAAHGRELAERLVDAAAAR from the coding sequence GTGACCGCCGCCGCCCTCCCCCTCGCCGCCGACGACGCCTCGATCCCCGTGCGCCGCAGCCGGGCCGAGCGGCAGGCCATCGTGCTGGACACCGCGGAGCGGCTGTTCGCCACGCGCAGCTCGCGCAGCGTCGGGATGGACGAGCTGGTCCGGGAGACCGGGCTGGGCAAGATGACCGTCTACCGGCTGTTCAAGAGCAAGGACGAGCTGGTCGGCGCCTACCTCGCCCGCAAGGCGGCCACCGTGCTGGCGCAGATCGACGTGGAGCTGGCGCGGCTGCGGGACGACCCCCGGGCGGCGCTGCTGTCCGTCGTCCGGACGGTGGAGGCCGACGTCACGCGGGCGGGCTTCCGCGGGTGCCCGTTCACCAACGTGAGCAGCGAGTACGACGACCCGCAGCACCCGGCGCGCAGCGCCGCCGCCGACTACAAGTTCGAGCTGCACGGTCGCCTGGAGCGCCTCGCCGAGCAGGTCGCCCCCGGCGAGGGCGAGGACCTGGCCGCGCAGGTGCACCTGATCATCGACGGCATGTACCTGTCCGGCGGCCTGCTGGGCCCCGACGGCCCGGCCGCCCACGGCCGGGAGCTGGCCGAGCGGCTGGTGGACGCCGCCGCCGCCCGCTGA
- a CDS encoding lipopolysaccharide assembly protein LapA domain-containing protein: MTVPGSDPTRPRAAATGPTTTPGTTAPGTAAAPGGTGPATTGRAAPRERHPGRTIGRTLALALLLFVTVVLALFVVYNTQTVEISLVFADVQAPLVLALVIAAALGGLLVGLAGLVLRARRRHG; encoded by the coding sequence GTGACCGTGCCAGGCTCCGACCCCACGCGCCCGCGAGCGGCCGCCACCGGCCCGACGACGACCCCGGGGACGACGGCCCCCGGCACGGCGGCGGCCCCGGGCGGGACCGGCCCCGCCACCACCGGCCGAGCCGCGCCCCGCGAGCGCCACCCTGGTCGCACCATCGGCCGGACGCTCGCCCTGGCCCTGCTGCTGTTCGTGACCGTCGTGCTGGCGCTGTTCGTCGTCTACAACACCCAGACCGTCGAGATCAGCCTGGTCTTCGCGGACGTGCAGGCACCGCTCGTGCTGGCCCTGGTGATCGCCGCGGCGCTGGGCGGGCTGCTGGTCGGGCTGGCCGGCCTGGTGCTGCGCGCCCGCCGCCGCCACGGCTGA
- a CDS encoding 3-hydroxybutyrate dehydrogenase, producing the protein MADSGTLSGRRALVTGGASGIGRACAVRLAQAGAEVVVVDRDGAAAEQVAAAVGGTAVTVDLSDLDAVDALDLDVDVLVNNAGLQHVAPLHEFPVDRFSLILRLMLETPFRLVRGALPHMYGRGWGRVVNISSVHGLRASPFKGAYVTAKHGLEGLSKVIALEGAPHGVTSNCVNPAYVRTPLVENQIADQARVHGLSADEVVAQVMLAPAAVKRLIEPEEVAEAVAHLCSPAAASITGSSLVMDGGWTAH; encoded by the coding sequence ATGGCGGACTCAGGGACCCTCAGCGGACGTCGCGCGCTCGTCACCGGCGGCGCCTCGGGCATCGGCCGGGCGTGCGCGGTGCGGCTGGCGCAGGCCGGTGCGGAGGTGGTCGTCGTCGACCGGGACGGCGCGGCGGCCGAGCAGGTGGCCGCCGCGGTCGGGGGGACGGCGGTCACGGTCGACCTGTCCGACCTCGACGCGGTGGACGCCCTCGACCTCGACGTCGACGTGCTGGTCAACAACGCCGGCCTGCAGCACGTGGCGCCGCTGCACGAGTTCCCGGTGGACCGCTTCTCCCTCATCCTGCGGCTGATGCTGGAGACGCCGTTCCGGCTGGTCCGCGGGGCGCTGCCGCACATGTACGGCCGCGGCTGGGGCCGGGTGGTCAACATCAGCTCGGTGCACGGCCTGCGCGCCTCGCCGTTCAAGGGCGCCTACGTCACCGCCAAGCACGGCCTCGAGGGGCTGTCGAAGGTGATCGCGCTGGAGGGCGCCCCGCACGGGGTCACCTCCAACTGCGTCAACCCCGCCTACGTGCGCACCCCGCTGGTGGAGAACCAGATCGCCGACCAGGCGCGGGTGCACGGCCTGTCCGCCGACGAGGTGGTGGCGCAGGTGATGCTGGCGCCGGCCGCGGTCAAGCGGCTGATCGAGCCCGAGGAGGTCGCCGAGGCGGTGGCCCACCTGTGCTCCCCGGCGGCGGCCTCCATCACCGGCAGCTCACTGGTCATGGACGGCGGCTGGACCGCGCACTAG
- a CDS encoding DUF559 domain-containing protein, which translates to MPAPAAVPEPLRTCAFRGSSAVRAGLLTANQLRGPAWRRLFPDVYVHRGLPVTHVVRASAAAALVVPGAVVTGCSAAALWGVDLAEAVDDVELTVQPGRHPVRVPGLRVRRARLPAGWLSRRRGVPTTSPEATTVRVAGVLGGDEAVVAVDRLVASGIADLAAVRVLAATLQGAGSRRARTACRLADGLAGSPQETRLRLLLIRADLPPPVAQFVVRDEAGFVARVDFAWPHRRVAVEYDGAWHAEPGQFARDRRRLNRLQAVGWRVVFVTAADLHRPGELLARIAAALTL; encoded by the coding sequence GTGCCCGCGCCCGCAGCCGTCCCCGAGCCCCTCCGCACCTGCGCGTTCCGCGGGTCGTCTGCTGTCCGCGCGGGACTCCTGACCGCCAACCAGCTGCGCGGTCCCGCATGGCGTCGGCTCTTCCCCGACGTCTACGTGCACCGGGGGCTGCCCGTCACGCACGTCGTGCGCGCCAGCGCCGCAGCCGCGCTCGTGGTGCCCGGCGCCGTCGTCACCGGGTGCAGCGCCGCCGCGCTCTGGGGTGTCGACCTGGCCGAGGCCGTCGACGACGTCGAGCTCACCGTGCAACCCGGCAGGCACCCGGTCCGGGTGCCCGGGCTCCGCGTGCGCCGCGCCCGCCTGCCGGCCGGGTGGCTCTCCCGACGACGCGGGGTGCCCACGACGAGCCCCGAGGCGACCACCGTACGGGTGGCCGGTGTGCTGGGCGGGGACGAGGCGGTGGTGGCGGTGGACCGACTCGTCGCCTCGGGCATCGCCGACCTGGCGGCGGTGCGGGTCCTGGCCGCGACCCTGCAGGGTGCGGGCTCCCGGCGGGCACGGACCGCGTGCCGACTCGCCGACGGACTGGCTGGCTCTCCGCAGGAGACGAGACTGCGGCTGCTGCTGATCCGCGCGGACCTCCCGCCGCCGGTGGCCCAGTTCGTGGTCCGGGATGAGGCAGGCTTCGTCGCCCGGGTCGACTTCGCCTGGCCGCACCGGCGGGTCGCCGTCGAGTACGACGGTGCCTGGCACGCCGAACCCGGACAGTTCGCCCGCGACCGGCGGCGCCTCAACCGGCTCCAGGCCGTGGGGTGGCGGGTGGTGTTCGTGACCGCCGCAGACCTGCACCGCCCCGGCGAGCTGCTGGCCCGGATCGCGGCGGCCCTGACGCTGTGA
- a CDS encoding 3-methyladenine DNA glycosylase: MSPAAPTHLPAAEWTAQVRGHAERVDALTAGHRARRAAGTRHPVEDFLFEYYSARPAQLRRWHPGAGVVLEPAADGPAPHASWRWYATGDDGAVALDRAAFLADRGDTVAFVARLLAATAGRPAFTGCFGLHEWAMVYRDDGHRHPLPLRLGQAGTDAVVEAHPVRCSHVDAFRFFTPAAVGRNKLQPTRATQVELEQPGCLHATMDVYKWAYKLGPAVPGELLLDCFVLAADVRVLDMRASPYDLRSAGYQPVAIETPEGKAQYVAAQRGFAHRGAQLRARLLEVCRGLPDATG; the protein is encoded by the coding sequence GTGTCCCCCGCCGCCCCGACCCACCTGCCGGCGGCGGAGTGGACGGCGCAGGTGCGGGGGCACGCCGAGCGGGTCGACGCGCTCACCGCCGGGCACCGCGCGCGGCGCGCCGCCGGCACCCGGCACCCGGTCGAGGACTTCCTGTTCGAGTACTACAGCGCCCGGCCGGCCCAGCTGCGCCGCTGGCACCCGGGGGCCGGGGTGGTGCTGGAGCCGGCCGCGGACGGCCCGGCGCCGCACGCCTCCTGGCGCTGGTACGCCACCGGCGACGACGGGGCGGTGGCCCTGGACCGCGCGGCCTTCCTGGCCGACCGGGGGGACACCGTCGCCTTCGTGGCCCGGCTGCTCGCCGCGACCGCGGGCCGTCCGGCGTTCACCGGCTGCTTCGGCCTGCACGAGTGGGCGATGGTCTACCGGGACGACGGGCACCGGCACCCGCTGCCGCTGCGGCTGGGTCAGGCCGGCACCGACGCCGTGGTGGAGGCCCACCCGGTCCGCTGCTCGCACGTGGACGCGTTCCGGTTCTTCACCCCGGCCGCCGTCGGCCGCAACAAGCTGCAGCCCACCCGCGCCACCCAGGTGGAGCTGGAGCAGCCCGGCTGCCTGCACGCCACCATGGACGTCTACAAGTGGGCGTACAAGCTGGGCCCGGCGGTCCCCGGCGAGCTGCTGCTGGACTGCTTCGTGCTGGCCGCCGACGTGCGGGTGCTGGACATGCGGGCCTCGCCGTACGACCTGCGCTCGGCCGGGTACCAGCCGGTCGCCATCGAGACGCCGGAGGGCAAGGCGCAGTACGTGGCCGCGCAGCGGGGGTTCGCCCACCGCGGCGCCCAGCTGCGCGCCCGGCTGCTCGAGGTGTGCCGGGGGCTCCCGGACGCCACCGGGTGA
- a CDS encoding tyrosine-protein phosphatase: protein MTSTRTDRWLRLDGTTNTRDLGGLPTVDGGTTVRGRVLRSDNLQTLSEADVRRLVEELPLREVVDLRTTAEVLLEGRGPLRAVPGVTHRHFSLLPERGQHTDVFAAEEDDAPELPAGWAESILPRQVAEADQDEPPAVRSYLGYLTHRPDNVVAALRALAADPDGATVVHCAAGKDRTGVVCMFALAAAGVPHEEIVADYALTAEVIDALVAKLAASPTYAEDMVTRDVASHTPRAETMTRLLALLDERHGGPLGWLTEHGFGADEQAALRTRLRD, encoded by the coding sequence GTGACCTCCACGCGCACCGACCGCTGGCTGCGGCTCGACGGGACCACGAACACCCGTGACCTCGGTGGCCTGCCCACCGTCGACGGCGGCACGACGGTCCGTGGCCGGGTGCTGCGCAGCGACAACCTGCAGACCCTGAGCGAGGCCGACGTCCGCCGGCTGGTGGAGGAGCTGCCGCTGCGGGAGGTGGTCGACCTGCGCACCACCGCGGAGGTGCTGCTGGAGGGCCGCGGGCCGCTGCGCGCGGTGCCCGGGGTGACCCACCGCCACTTCAGCCTGCTGCCCGAGCGCGGCCAGCACACCGACGTGTTCGCCGCCGAGGAGGACGACGCCCCCGAGCTGCCGGCCGGCTGGGCGGAGTCGATCCTGCCGCGGCAGGTGGCCGAGGCCGACCAGGACGAGCCGCCGGCGGTGCGCTCCTACCTGGGCTACCTGACCCACCGGCCGGACAACGTGGTCGCCGCGCTGCGGGCCCTCGCCGCCGACCCCGACGGCGCCACCGTCGTGCACTGCGCGGCCGGCAAGGACCGCACCGGCGTGGTGTGCATGTTCGCCCTGGCCGCGGCCGGGGTCCCGCACGAGGAGATCGTCGCCGACTACGCGCTCACCGCCGAGGTGATCGACGCGCTGGTCGCCAAGCTGGCCGCCTCACCAACCTACGCCGAGGACATGGTCACCCGCGACGTCGCCTCCCACACCCCCCGCGCCGAGACCATGACCCGGCTGCTCGCGCTGCTCGACGAGCGCCACGGCGGGCCGCTGGGCTGGCTGACCGAGCACGGGTTCGGCGCCGACGAGCAGGCCGCGCTGCGGACCCGCCTGCGCGACTGA
- a CDS encoding sensor domain-containing diguanylate cyclase has protein sequence MSAVPPAEPRETSGATTGLLLAHVRRRGGDEAVEAVLRSAGVPHSAAELSQPSHWTSYDTRIRLFTAATEVLGDPGTMFRVGREALGNGLHPALVLLVRTMGSPRQVYRQLPRAVAKFSTTSTMQVLSAGSTSATLRYTLHPGHRHSRLDCEYAQGLIGMVPTIFGLPPAELQHPECEADGHLACLYRLRWQRRGWRRGLRSGDAADPELVALRQQLSTLQSAAADLVASADADSVLHRIVERAATAVLAPGYLLAVADPAGGPPRVHSAGVPEDQRDTLAATLLSGGDPGPHVVAVDVTSARRTHGRLAVVYHPGGGELGHEGPMLAAYASHAAAALDLVLALGSAREEADRAGALLSLAHELSGATEAATVSAVVAEALPHVVGCHSAAVLLWDPASGCLRTSATTGHSGAAHALLDATPLHAEEVPEVVGMLADREPRVLRPGTSSPVLRDLLLGTDLDEVVAVPVLAGRTFLGVVTAGWPAGQAHGLVGDTLVRLRGVGDQAATALQRARLLETVRRQATHDGLTGLPNRVLFRDTLATTLAAATPGQHVGVLFCDLDRFKAVNDSLGHAAGDELLRQVAARLRAAVRPGDTVGRLSGDEFAVVLPTLARPEDADRVVDRVTGCFTEPFRLEGTRVDVGVSVGVAVHGGPDGDPGTLLRVADAEMYRHKKKDPPPPAARELTAGP, from the coding sequence GTGAGCGCCGTCCCGCCGGCCGAGCCGCGCGAGACCTCGGGTGCCACGACGGGGCTGCTCCTGGCGCACGTCCGCCGGCGGGGTGGGGACGAGGCCGTCGAGGCGGTGCTGCGCTCCGCCGGCGTGCCGCACTCCGCGGCCGAGCTGTCCCAGCCGTCGCACTGGACGAGCTACGACACCCGGATCCGCCTGTTCACCGCCGCGACCGAGGTGCTGGGCGACCCGGGGACGATGTTCCGCGTCGGACGCGAGGCGCTCGGCAACGGGCTGCACCCCGCCCTGGTGCTGTTGGTGCGCACCATGGGCTCACCCCGCCAGGTGTACCGGCAGCTGCCCCGGGCGGTGGCGAAGTTCTCCACCACCTCGACGATGCAGGTGCTGTCCGCGGGCAGCACCTCGGCCACCCTCCGGTACACGCTGCACCCCGGCCACCGGCACTCCCGGCTGGACTGCGAGTACGCCCAGGGCCTCATCGGCATGGTGCCGACCATCTTCGGTCTCCCACCGGCCGAGCTGCAGCACCCCGAGTGCGAGGCCGACGGGCACCTGGCCTGCCTCTACCGGCTGCGCTGGCAGCGGCGGGGGTGGCGGCGCGGCCTCCGGAGCGGGGACGCGGCCGACCCGGAGCTGGTCGCCCTGCGCCAGCAGCTGAGCACCCTGCAGTCGGCCGCGGCCGACCTGGTGGCCAGCGCGGACGCCGACTCGGTCCTGCACCGCATCGTGGAACGGGCGGCCACCGCGGTGCTGGCGCCCGGGTACCTGCTGGCCGTGGCCGACCCGGCCGGCGGCCCACCCCGGGTGCACTCCGCCGGCGTGCCGGAGGACCAGCGCGACACGCTGGCCGCGACGCTGCTGAGCGGCGGTGACCCCGGCCCGCACGTGGTGGCGGTAGACGTCACCTCGGCGCGACGCACCCACGGCCGGCTCGCGGTGGTCTACCACCCCGGCGGCGGTGAGCTCGGGCACGAGGGGCCCATGCTGGCCGCCTACGCCAGCCACGCCGCCGCGGCCCTCGACCTCGTCCTCGCCCTGGGCAGCGCCCGGGAGGAGGCCGACCGGGCCGGTGCGCTGCTGAGCCTGGCCCACGAGCTGTCCGGGGCGACCGAGGCCGCCACCGTCTCCGCCGTCGTGGCCGAGGCCCTGCCGCACGTCGTCGGCTGCCACAGCGCGGCGGTCCTGCTGTGGGACCCCGCGTCGGGTTGCCTGCGCACCTCGGCCACGACCGGCCACAGCGGTGCCGCGCACGCCCTGCTGGACGCCACCCCCCTGCACGCCGAGGAGGTCCCGGAGGTCGTCGGCATGCTGGCCGACCGCGAGCCGCGCGTCCTGCGGCCCGGGACGAGCAGCCCGGTGCTGCGCGACCTGCTGCTGGGCACGGACCTCGACGAGGTCGTCGCCGTCCCCGTCCTCGCCGGCCGCACGTTCCTCGGCGTGGTGACCGCAGGCTGGCCGGCCGGGCAGGCGCACGGACTCGTCGGTGACACCCTCGTCCGGCTGCGCGGCGTGGGGGACCAGGCCGCCACGGCCCTGCAGCGGGCGCGGTTGCTGGAGACCGTCCGTCGCCAGGCCACCCACGACGGGCTCACCGGGTTGCCCAACCGGGTGCTCTTCCGGGACACCCTCGCCACGACCCTGGCCGCCGCGACGCCCGGTCAGCACGTCGGTGTGCTGTTCTGCGACCTCGACCGGTTCAAGGCGGTCAACGACTCCCTCGGGCACGCCGCCGGCGACGAGCTGCTGCGCCAGGTGGCCGCCCGGCTGCGCGCCGCCGTCCGCCCCGGGGACACCGTGGGCCGGCTCAGCGGTGACGAGTTCGCCGTCGTGCTGCCCACTCTGGCCCGGCCCGAGGACGCCGATCGGGTGGTCGACCGGGTCACCGGCTGCTTCACCGAGCCGTTCCGGCTGGAGGGGACCCGGGTCGACGTGGGCGTCTCGGTGGGCGTCGCCGTCCACGGCGGGCCGGACGGCGACCCCGGGACCCTGCTGCGCGTCGCCGACGCGGAGATGTACCGGCACAAGAAGAAGGACCCCCCGCCCCCCGCGGCTCGCGAGCTCACCGCGGGACCCTGA